The sequence GAGATAGGGACTGGTCGGCGCGCTGCCCTCGACAGCCGCACCCTTGGCCGTGGAGCCCGGGCGGTCGAGCGCCAGGCGGTCATAGACCTTGACGCGGGCATCGTCCTGATCGCGGTGGTTCAGCGGCATCGGCTCCCGCTCGCGCTCGTCAGGCGGCCCCAGCAGCAGGTAGACCTCTCCCCGGCCGTCGAGCGGCCCCTGCGGCCCGATGCCGCCCAGGTACTGCTGCACGTAGGCCATGCGGTACTGGAACTCCAGGCGGGCGGCATTGACGGGGCTGCCGGGCTCGGGGTTCAGGCGTTCCCAGAAGGCGTCGAGCATGGTCTCGCGGGCGGTCGGGCTGGCGTCGAGGAACTGGTCGCGCTGCTCTCCGCTGAAGACCGTGAACCCCTCCCCCGCCACCAGGTCCTGGTGCCTGGCCAGCGCGCCAAGCCGCCACACCACGGAGAAACCGCTCACCAGTCCGCGTCCCTGGCCGCCGAGCGGCGCCAGGCTCAGCTGGTAGGCGCCTTCCGGCAGCTGGTTCACGTCGAGCTCGTAGAACAGGTACGCCGGGCGGCCGGTTTCGAGGGCTGCCCGTCCGCGGGCGTCGAACTGCAGGGTGTCTGTCAGGGCGAAGATGCCGGGGGCATCGAGCACCTGCAGGCGCAGTCCCGCCAGATCCGCCGCCCCCGTCACGCCGCCCGCCTGGGGCCAGACGGGAATCACCAGCTGCAGACGGTCCTGCTCGATGCCGTAGATACGTGGCGGGTGGACATAGTCGCCCAGGAAGCCGCCCGTTTCGCCGGCATCGGCGGCGCTTTCGGGCTTCCAGGCAGCCAGGGGCGCCTGCACCAGGTACAGGGGATCGTCCAGGGCCAGCCCGCTGGCGGGACGCGGACTGTCCTCGGCGTACCAGTCGGTGACAGCCTCGCTGCGCGAGTTCTGGCGGTCGATCTGGTGAAGCAGTCCGCGCCGGCGCTGGTTGACGTCGAAGACGGCGCATTCGAGGCGCCCGCTGCGGAACGGCACGTCCGAAAGGACCACGCCGAAGACCTGGCGCAACGTTCGCGACCCGGCGTCCTGCGTCGTCATGGGCTTCGTGCGGATCTGGCGCGTGCGGGTGGCGACCGTGCCGTCGGGCGCGGTGAGGGTCACCTCCAGGCGCAGGCGCCCCACCAGGTCGCCATCCTCCTTACGCATGGCAAGGTCGCCGTTGGCCACGGAAACCAGCACCATGACGTCCAGGTGCTCGTCAGTGCGCCAGCGGTTGGCCACATCGATGTAGGCGTGAAAGTTGCCGCGCCCGTCCAGGGGCTGCAGCAGAGCGGCACCGGCAAGAGCCGGAACCAGCAGGGCAGCCAGGCAGGCACAGAGCAGGGGAAGTACGGCACGACGCGTCACGACTGCCATGACGAGGCCTTTCCACGGAATGGGTGCCGATCCCCCTCGACCGGAGCCGGATCCTACCGGCTTCCATCATATTACCGAATTATCGGGGCGCTGGCCAGAGGTAGTTGTCGCAATAATGGAAGAAGCCCCGCCGCAATGGCAGGGCTTCTTCCAGGTGGGGCAGCGTCGGGCCGGCCGGTTTCCGTCAGCCGGGCCGGACGATCAGTCAGGCCGGACGATCAATAGGTGACCGACAGCGTGAACCGGTGCACGTAGCCGAGGGCCGACATGTCCACCGCGCTGTAGTCGGCCTGCAGCTTCGTCTTGGCGCCGGTAGGAAGCGCCGCGCCGAACCCGAAGGCCAGGCCGTCCGTGTCGTAGTTGATGTGGTAGCCGGCACGCGCAAAGAACTGGTTCTGCAGCGCGTATTCCATCCCCACGTTGGCCCGTTCCAGGTTGTCCGAAGGGTGCTGGAACTCGACGGCGCCCGTCAGCCGCTGCGAGGCCGACTTCAGCGCGTTGGCGCTGACGCCCACCTTGAAGGCCACGGGCAGCTTCGATTCG comes from bacterium and encodes:
- a CDS encoding GWxTD domain-containing protein, producing the protein MAVVTRRAVLPLLCACLAALLVPALAGAALLQPLDGRGNFHAYIDVANRWRTDEHLDVMVLVSVANGDLAMRKEDGDLVGRLRLEVTLTAPDGTVATRTRQIRTKPMTTQDAGSRTLRQVFGVVLSDVPFRSGRLECAVFDVNQRRRGLLHQIDRQNSRSEAVTDWYAEDSPRPASGLALDDPLYLVQAPLAAWKPESAADAGETGGFLGDYVHPPRIYGIEQDRLQLVIPVWPQAGGVTGAADLAGLRLQVLDAPGIFALTDTLQFDARGRAALETGRPAYLFYELDVNQLPEGAYQLSLAPLGGQGRGLVSGFSVVWRLGALARHQDLVAGEGFTVFSGEQRDQFLDASPTARETMLDAFWERLNPEPGSPVNAARLEFQYRMAYVQQYLGGIGPQGPLDGRGEVYLLLGPPDEREREPMPLNHRDQDDARVKVYDRLALDRPGSTAKGAAVEGSAPTSPYLTFGGVAIAGSPEAPGSLKAERDRTEMLYKAGHEMGFELWKYDDGGKPLFVNRLSNKGMGQRFLFVDRTGTGEYQIESSNVIQGED